In Nymphalis io chromosome 30, ilAglIoxx1.1, whole genome shotgun sequence, the genomic stretch ctgggccatcttgactttttatatttatatatatatgtatatatatgtcgcggattcaaatggattgccattttaatggtgACCATTGTCGTCTagtattaaatcagtcagtgcgcacgtccggcgctggcgctgtcctgagagcgaGAGACCGAGAGATCaataataagtgacgtcgtagacccgtttaaatttattatctctgacatatatatatatatatatatatatatatatatatatatattaatataataaatgcgaaagtaactcagtCTGATACGGTTAGAGCACTGAACCGATATTGATGATATTTgattggtatgaagcaagctgaACCCCGGAGGACATAGTGTAACTTTTTGAAACAATCTCTTCCCCTAATATCAAATTCCTTACCTAACATGCggacgaagccgcgggtaaacatatattttatataggcagacgagcatatgggccacctgatattaagtggtcaccaacgcccattgtaagatatattaaccatcacctacatcgccaatgcgccaccaaccttgggaactaagatgttatgtcccttgtgcctgtaattacactggctcgttacccttcaaaccggaacacagcaataccaagtactgctgttttgcggtacaatatctgatgagcgggtggtacataccgagacgagcttgcacaaagtcttacCATATTGTATCTTTTAGTGATGttgtaacattaatttatgataCTCGGAGtagagacaaataaacaaatgtgaCCTTTAACTGACGTGACGTCATCGGTCGAGttataaataatctatggtTTTCATTGTGGATTCGTAAATGACGTTTTGAATATCAGCTGAGTTGCtatcgaaactttggaagttatattaaagtgtatataactagttaagtgtaaagtgttgtattataaatagatatatattaatcgagaactgttcgtGTTAAGGATTGATTATCATTACTCGTGTTGGAAGTGATACGATGCTAggaggaaatatatatattttttattattattatttatttaatccacGAAGTCAAACAGTTATAGCATGTACAAAAgtatttatcacattaagaaaacatcatataccaattaagtcttcacaaataattaaatcaaaatacataactGAATTATAACAAtcttattgtattattgttttgaattaatattatttttcttttcttatagATATAAAGATGGATTCACGATCATACCGATTCTAGTTGGATCGCTAACACCGAAGAAGGAAGCAATGTgagtatataaaaactaaagtaacagcctgttaatgtgccactgctgggctaaagcctcctctcccttttgaggagaaggtttggagcttattccaccacgctgctccaatgcggtttggtagaatacacatgtggcagaatttcgattaaattagacacatgcagatttcctcacgatgttttccttcaccgtcaagcgcgagatgaattataaacacaaattaagcacatgaaatttcagtggtgcttgccagggtttgaacccacaatcatcggttaagattcatgcgttctaaccactaggccaactcggctttttagtatataaataattaatcaaaaatttaCCACCCCGTTGGTCTAGTTGGATCGATGAAATGGGTACCCTTGCCTCGAAAAGCACTTGATGCTGCTGGTACGCCTTAACCCTTTCGGTCGTGTCGCATTATGTGAGAAAATATagtgtaatatacatatttgtactATGAACActagtggtaggactttgtgcaagctcgtctgggtaggtaccatccactcatcagatattctagcgcagaacagcagtacttggtattgttgtgtttcggtttgaagggtgagtgagccagtgtaattacaggcacaagggacataacatcttagttcccaaggttggtggcgcattgatgatgtaagcgatggctgacatttcttacaatgctaatgtctatgggcgtcggtgaccacttaccatcaggtggcccatatgctcgtccgtcttcctattctataaaaaaggaatATCCCAAGCAGTTGGTTAGTCTCCCTTGAAATTTGTCGCCTTAAATGAAATCTGTCAGGAGAATTATCATAATCCTAAAGATTGATTACCATTACCGTTatcaccatcatcatcatcaaattcACAATAACTCTCTTTGCCGAATGttatagcaataaataattgttttaatatctgAAATATTCCTTGTTGCCTCTTGACATTTGAAGGCAAATTTGACTTCAtttcttgtttataatatatgttttgtcCAAACACACAGGTGTGCTTTGTGTGCCATTCTTTATCATAtctaaaatgattataataataatgtcctccaaccgatttcggccacggcggccaatctcaagagagattagccaactgtgcaggagatattatagtgcacaagtgtgtgcacaaacacaggtgcactctctattccctaactctcataatccgattggacggcaatccgatacgaccggaaagagctcaggcgcaagaccaacggctttacgtgctttccgaggcacgggagtgtacacacttccatcttccagactccgggctgatactgagaattttctgacagaagaacccaataactttttattggctcgacctgggaattgaacccaggacctttgggtctacggccttatatcaagccactagaccaacgaggcagttaaatgattatattgacTTTGGTACATATAATTTGACATTTCATACGATACTCAAAAGTTGAGTTGGTGAGCACATCTGCTCTGTTggttattaattcatttattttgttaaacagGTATGGATCGATCCTGGCTCCGTATCTGGCGGACCCTCAGAACTTGATTGTTATATCGTCCGACTTCTGTCACTGGGGTCCAAGGTTCAGATACACGTGGCGTGATCCCTCCAGGGGGCAGATTCACCAGAGCATCGAATGGCTGGATAGACAGGTAtaccttaatatatatacgcgttataatgtttgtatatacGCTTCACTAATGTAAATAGTAAAAGTAATATAGACAAAATCCCACAGCTGGACACGTGGCTTTTTTTATATGTGACGGTTTGGGAATAAAATGATCGCTCCCaggccatttcaaataaaaaaatatacaattctattattgtatattacctataattgtaaataaaagagATATCAAAAAAGTCCATTGTTAATCgattgtggttttttttttttcagggtaTGGATATCATAGAGAAAATGGATCCCCACGCCTTTACAGATTATCTAGTTAAATATGGCAACACTATCTGCGGTAGACATCCTATTGGAATTCTTTTACAGGTAATTTGTAATGCtagtaaatatgataatataattttgatggaATTTCAAATACgagtgagtgtgtgtgtgtgtgggggggggggagCACACAGACACACACGCACACTCACTCAATCCCACGCGTATATACAAATACTATGTAGTGGTTTTGTGCAAGAGCATATGGCTCGGtcccaccaactcatcagatattctaccgccaaacagcagaaCTTTCTATtgtttgttccggtttgaagggtgagtgagccagtgtaactacaggcacgagcaGTGCCTGATCGACCATGAAGCGGCCTCTAGGCAATACACGTCTCGAGCCCCTTTACCATTTTCTAACttcccaaaatatattttttctaccacactgctaaatttgttattataattcatctcgtgcttagcggtgaaggaaaacatcgtgaggaaaccagcatgtgcctaatttcactgaaattctgccacatgtgtattccaccatcccGCATTAACAGACAGaacggagcagcgtggtggattaagctctaaaaccttctcctcaaaaagggagggaGTTGTTGTTTCTACaacaacacaattttatttataattacgatattatattactacatatattacgaAAGTATGGCATCACTCTTTTTAAATAGGAGAAATATTTTGCTTCAACAATTTCATTAACAAGGAATTTAAAAAACTCAATTCCTAATTTCTGCGTATGGGCCCTGGGCTGATGTGGGGCCCGTAGCAGTTGCCTACACTGCCTAATGAATCCCGCAAATCCCGCCCTGGGCATgagtgacataacatctcagttcccaaggtttttgATGCATTGCCGATGGAagggttaaaattttaaatgtctaaGTGGTGATGATCAACcatcagcagtgctattctctAAGGAGTCatcactcacccgtgaaatgttgacaagcgacttatggtgatatacttgtttttttatagaataggaaggtggacgagcatatgggccacctgatggtaagtggtcaccaacgcccatagacatagcaTTGTaagtgttaaccatcgcttacatcatcaatgcgccaccaacctcgggaactaagatattatgtcccttgtgcctgtaattacactggctcactcgcccttcaaaccggaacacaacaataccaagtactgctgttttgcggtagaatatcggatgagtgtgtggtacctacccagacgagcttgcacaaagccctaccgccagtaaGTATACATACCTCatacatagtatatttttagtggccaatttattaaaattatatatgcctACATTTTCCAGGCGATAGCAAAACTACAGAACCAATCCAACCCATCGATGTCACTAAAGTTCTTGAAGTACGCCCAGTCTTCCCAATGTATgaacatgcaggattcctcggTGTCGTACGCGAGCGCTTCGCTGGTATTCGAGTAAATgtaccgtttttttttaaattactgacggatcgattttaattttacgtccTAAAAGCTGTATATCCACAAAAGTTTGGTTTAAGTTTTTGTAAGTAACTTTGGTTGTAAACAatcaattgttttgttatttttgtttctgAAGTTAAACAGTTGCAAACACTGAAATATCAGAGGAAATGTAGCAAGTGTGTAGTAATTGGGTTAGGTTTTTTTTGTGCAATTTCAATCAAGCAACAGATTTTTGTTTTCCTTTTTTGTAATTGAGGTGTATTTGATTTTTCTGGTAATACATAGATATGAGTAATTGTTTTgccatatgtataaattaaaatataacggaAGTATCAGACATTtgataaaaaagcaaaaatcattatttttaaaaagttgccgcattacatataaatataatttagagaGTGATGAGATAAACAAAGCCgtgtttttttctttcgaatgtcaaatcaataatgacagaaagagatgtCATTGCTTAACAAGACACTCGCTAAaggcattatttataaaaaataataaaggcaGATAAATGAGCAAACTAGGAAATTCCATAGaaaaccataataattataaaaatatcttaagacTAATGGCcagaaaatattaagaaatatccCATCAAAATATCTCTTGCACCGGGATTATCTAAATTGACttcatttaatcaaataaaaaagtccATTTTTGATACCCTTTATGGCTCCCCCGGCTAACCTTACACTCATGATATACGTCTATCACCGTTTTGAGTATAAATTGTTGTCATTATTGTATGTAGCGTCTATATAATGCTTTTGATTCTGTTTCATACAAGTACGCTTCGAGTCACAAAGGTTGGTGACCCAGAAGAGGTAGACTACCATTATATGTACCATTTCTTCTGTCTGACCTTTGTGTAGTGAGAAAGGttatgctattttttattatctgattACTCACATGTAGGCAATGTAGGTTACGTACATAGGACACAAAACTGACATTGCCTGTTGTGACATGAATATATCAGGTATGTTGTTTTGTCTAAAAAACGAATGTAATCGTTTTATTActgaattaaattcatttttaaagatGTATCTCAGAATCTATATCATATTTGATGATCCGGTTGGCgttgttggtagatacttgtgacatttgtttgtataaaaatgtctgtttgtcctgagtctgggtgtaataggcatgatgacagtattaaagaattaaaaaataaacgactTTAGAGaagaaacttattttaaaatgattctaAAAAATGATCCCATTTTTTAGAATCATTTTAATCCCATTCACATTGAGatcaataagatttttaataaaataaaagtataaaattctgcaatcggccattttatttgaaataccaGAGtgaatgacgtcacgcctctgtATCTATCaccgtttctcttgaacagttgttgtgtttacgcgtttcaaaattaattttgcataatttaattagttgagtcgttgTGTTCATTCGtgtttttgtgaagaaaataaagcatccaagatctatcaatgatggaacaaggttttgttaatGCAAATTCCTCTAAGTTTCCCAGGATTTGTTGATCTTAGGAGAttttctttcatcaaataaagacttttgctcATCTTCAtccttgtaagtacatttttatttatctttgttgTTATCATAGCTTTTTTTTCTGTTAGTAATATAGTATTACTCGTTTATGAAGAGCCCTCATATTGTAACCAGTAAGAACTTTTACTTTTAAgcaatttctttaaaatgttctgtaaccatactttcttttaattgcttttcacgTTCTTCAAGAACCGTCATCTTTCGTTGCTTACTTATATATGGTCGTTCTGCTTCTGTAGATTGTTCTTCTATCTGGTTGctattcaaatgtatttttaagagggaccgcacaccacttgcaaactttggaattcatttttaaccttaaaaatacacaatactCTCTGCCTTTCTTCGTTAAGTATAGACACGGTACAACATTTACTGTCGTTTactgaggcgtgacgtcacCTGCATGCGCCATGACAcctgcgggtgttttcgagcgaaaattgaaataggtaaatgaaaatgcaattatttgcgtaaacagttagtttattactgaaataaaattattttcagtaatagtagacgtttacctacattatagaaggttatttcaagatcagtcatcatgcctattatctatacaagtatgtatttacaaaagaaaagtagtatatgtagtatatcagttgtctggtttccacagtacgagctctgcttagtttgggccttcagatggccttgtgtgcataatgtcccaggatattattattattatcacccaatattaaactttgaaatacattttctaaCAAAATGTACAATACATAAaagttatatgtttatttatataatatttatagttaattttaataaaattataattagtcatccataaatattatttagcgGATGATTAGTTGAACGATAGTGtgtcttcttcattcgaatgtcaaatcaataatgacagaggGAGATATCAGTTTAACTAAGCACTCGCTACACaatgtttttaagtatatatgcgtttaaaaacattatgcgataattaaaactatatttgtgttctattttttttttttattaaaagtagatattaattttaataaagatttggcatctattaaaattaaaatttagtgttggTAAAtgtatgacaatatttttttttaatattgtcataaCATCTATATCAGTAAATAGATgggttaacaaaatattacttatttttataaatatatattatctgtgcaatatctttataatattctttttttacttttttttatctgttaataaTTGCTAACGTTATAAAGCAAATttgttttgtgaaataaaaaaaaaatcataaaccgACTGACTCAAAATACACTTTTttctacttatataaaatacgaagctaaataattaagataattcgtaagaaatttaataatataagtacataaatatcaggtttaaacattgtaataattttttttgttaaaacaatattattaaaattgtagtcTTTTTCTAAGAGGTAGAAAATTTTCCCGCCTTTTAATCtgtcagtgtttttttttttattaagtgaaACGTTCAAGAACTAAATCGCTTctgacaaaattattttacttccaTCGCATGTACTTAGTTGCTATAATTTTAAACCGCTTTTCatcaatgtttaaatatttgcacttaataaaatatacctcTGAGGTACATATAtgcttttaatttaagaatagattattatttatacttacatatttcaaatgttaaacTTATATTAGTTGAAATTAACATTTCGGTctagttttaatattagttcTTAAGTTCTTTAAAAGGttgtcaaatatattaattataatgatatatttaatattaatgaattaattaatccgactataaaatcaatattaagtatagatgcTCAAAAAATGTTTTCCGACATGGCGGCCGCCGCCATCTTGAATCTTTGGTGACGTTATTATACTATTTGTCAAATGCAATCGCAGTAGTTATTTTATTGGATTATGTCTTGTCTGTTACAATTAAAAAGGAGAAAGATAAACAAGTCtcagatttacatatttcatgcgatttgctaataaatCTTCTATattacgcactacaaacagttctcgattattatatatttatttataatacaacacttacAATTAACTACTTTCAtgtcactttaattttacttcaaaaGTTTCGACAACTGCACCGATTCAAAACGCCATTCAAGAATCAATAACAAAccacatataattaaatctcgaccaatgtcatgtcaattgtcaatttttttatttgtcttttcaCTTCCTGCCATTGAAATAAGACTTTTATTAAACTTCGAAGACAATTTGCTTCAACTTTCAATACTATCATGATTGCGAttgttctatataattttttaatttacaataatacgtATTTTGTAGCGTAGTCGGATAGTAATCTCGTATTGGAACAAAACTAATAATAGTATTCCGGCTTTCGATAGTGTTCAAATAAATTGATCGTTACCAGATATAAAGCGATGGCCACACATGcgagattttaaaatttttgttaaacACAAAGTTTGGCAGTAGACGCGATGAGTGGGTGGACTCTACTCAGGCGCGCTTGCGCAAAGGCCCTAACACTAAAAGTCATTGGaatcaattataaaacaatttgacaTTATTCTATCTATTATCTCTTTCACACCCGTTGTGTTGATAAGGATagctagttttataaatatcaataacaatttcAGCACTATCGTTTGTTGTTTATGTGAATTCGAAATTCGGTCTCaattagcatttaaaaaaatttctaaataaatatttaagttgctacattgtgttttattttgtacttcCTATGTTATCTGTGGTTCCGTCAGAGCGTAACGGTAGTATGCgcagcgatcccgtggcgctcctcgttaagacggaaagggtaccgctggtttttaagtgggtattccgatgttcagggcgcactcggcgcctgggacaccggcgagccccacatacccccaactgtttatttatttattcatttttacttgtaatcaacagcgttacaaaattggttgtacagttattactcattactgaagtaaggccacataggattacaattttataatacgaaaatagttataaaagaATATAGTTACCACGGGGGAAACGATTAATgcgttttccagcgttaaaaaaaatatcgttgtaTTAACGAGACTATCGTTAGTCGTGAATAATTTATAGGCAGATTCCTCGGTATTCTTAATGCCTGCGGGATTGGCTCACTTGCATCACTACACATGCAAGCGCATATTGACGGCAACTAACCTATGGTGTCAATAGGTATGGTGGTGTCTTTGGTTGTTAGACCTGGCTGGgtcacctgatgggaagtgatcATCATCGCCCAGACATTACCACttcaaaatattaaccatcccataCATCGCCACTACGCCACCAAGCTTggttactaagatgttattaattacaggcactaaagattgtgcctgtagtttatttatttaattatatattatattagggaaacatacagcataatataacacataaacatttgataacaaaataagtctcacataagccaacaaagtttccacttttacattcaaacatggaATGAACCtgacaataacaagttatttaacaattaaaatgtatgaaaagtatttaaaatgtgatttaaaaagcagaacaaataaagatatagaaatattaatgacaaatacagttttttaaggcttctaagaacttaaataaattttccttaaatatatctatattagagtagcgtttattataattgtcacatgccaaaaagcgatttttagcatagttcgttctacacattgggacataaaaggtatgttttgaacgggcaatggaatgtgaacacttgatataaatattgttgtatctactacttatacaatttactggtccaggcgaaactttacaacagcgatttataaatatactgtctagtctgttagctaccatgattagaattttgtttaagCTGGCCCGcgccctgtgaaccaaggatgcacactttttacgcattaatgcgtaaaaacagtctatattcaattcagcgaacatccctgaagcactacagaagcgacgcaaacccatcagcaatctaaaggcgttattgtactggacacaaagagcattgtatgattttaatgtataattagcccacaaactacaagtataaaaagaggtacagtaagcgcggaataatgttttattttacagtcCTTGAAGCACGCCCAATTCTTCTGAcaatcatgttagcttttattgacaatgctctcctctccctttcaatatcattatcatccttgagactggtggttagtatatggccaaggtatttaaattggaaaacttGAGTCaacttcatattattaatttttaccgaagGTATTATTTTTGGCCATATATTACcactttcaaatatcattatcacgctttttttacaatatatataagtcCATGTGTTTTGGCATAGCCTTCACAAGTTGCTAATAGTTTTCTTAAACCACAAACTGATGCACTAAGCAAAACCATATCATCAGCGTAACTGATATTATTGACGTTAACTCCATCAATATGGCAACCAACATGCTGGTTACTGAGTATATCAATGAGCTCGTTAATATGAAGAGCGTAGGTGAGCTTAGCCCTCCTTGCCTTACCCCACATTCCAAACTATATGATCGAGATAGCGCTCTATCCCATTTGACATTGTTAATTTGATTGCTAtaccaatgttttaaaattctagTAACCTCTGATGGTATTTGTGTCTGTTCCAGCTTTGTCTAAAGGATATCATAGGCAACCAAATCAAATGCTTTCGACACATCGAGAAAACATGCATAAATAGGAGTTTTACGGTCCGTATAGTATTTTACGGTTtgctttaaacttaatattgcaGTTTCAGTCGAGAGACCAGATCGAAAACCAAACTCATTATCATttggcttaaaatatttattaatttgattgttgAGTACACTGTCAAAAACTTTGAAAATTATCGTAGCTAGTGATATAGGtctataattattcttttctgaactatcacacgttttattttttataataggtatcactattgtttttatcatattacttgGCAAATATGCATGAGATAGACAAAAGGAAAATAACATTGCCAAGATTATGGGCAAACGAGGACCAGCATGTTGTAGATGCTCAACGTTGAGACCATCATGACCAGGAGATCTACCTctagctaaattatttattgtctgtGCAATGTCAAAGGTGGTAActcttattctaattttatctcCAGACTGAGAATTAAGTGTAGACTTTGCAGAACTTAGAGGCGATTTAACAAAAAAGTCACTAACGCAACCCCATCACATACCATCATCATAACCATCAACGCTCACGGGAATGCCAGgtttattttttagattatttgaGTGTTTTCAAAAAATGTGGAAGTCTGTGTTGGAATGATGTGAAGCTAAAATATCCatctaagggtccgttcacacagaccggctcggcgaggagagcagatttttatcacgttggaaacagtgttttgagtgattgtagtaaagtttatttttgcatttgcaccttttttgtcattaaaaatgcctgaacgcgcttcgtgtgaagtaataaaaggagccgaccggctccgcttgcgtgctctttctcgctcgcacccgctttcagatctcttccagccggtcgatgtgaaatagttggcggctccgctccggccaattccaagcgtatacgacccggtctgtgtgaaaagaaaaaagcaggccgatgctctccgagccggtctgtgtgaacggacccttaatttgattttgatgatcTTGACACCATTTCAGACGTGATTTAAATATTCTCCTAGCTTCACatatttgttcatataaacgacCCGCAACAGGCTTTCCATTATTAATACATAGTAAGAATTGTTTCCGGGCTTAACAATGCGCGTCGCTTACATGTCTGTTccagccaataactttttaagtgtttttcttTCCCGATATTGAATGATCGACTCACTTTGAACTAATAACATCATTGTACATTTTATCTATGACTAGTctatggtttaatttattacattcataatCACAACAAATTCTAAAGTCATCTGGGAAATCAATAAGTCGTAATTTTTCAtgacatttgtttttgtaagcACGAACTTGTTCCGAAGACATTTCACTCCAAATTACTGGAATATTACAtttgacattttgttttttaatgtttataatataatctaaattgcaTTCAATTACTAATGGAAAATGATCAGACCATAATACATCATATCCAACATAAGTTTCAATTGCGATATCATCACACCACTATTCTCATCTGACACAGTCTGTTTATTTGCTACAATACAGCTATTGTTACTTTCTTGTCTTTTAGAAGATGAATCTGAAGTGAAGAATTGACCAAAATGCCGTTGTATCACTGTGTGATATATTCACAGCACAACTGTCCGTGTATGCACCTCgctttgtgtttatattattaatgtcatcATATGGAGGTGAGTAAACAGATTTTGAAACCTGAAAGTTTCTTTTATATTCTTCTAATTGAGTTTCTGTAACATACGTGGCTTTGATGTCCTTAATTTCAGGCTGTATAGATCTCATCAATaagggtacgcgtaaccgttggttcactcgtgaatgtgccgacgctgtatcatctatgcaggcggcatatcgcgcgtggatcaacggctgcattagtaGGAAGGCATATACGAGA encodes the following:
- the LOC126780076 gene encoding protein MEMO1 isoform X1, which codes for MTCRNASHAGSWYTENGSELSRQLDLWLSKADLTHGPARAIIAPHAGYSYCGACAAFAYRQISPVVVKRIFILGPSHHVRLGGCALSYMNKYQTPLYDLTIDKQIYAELEATRQFEWMDAQTDEDEHSIEMHLPYIAKVMEEYKDGFTIIPILVGSLTPKKEAMYGSILAPYLADPQNLIVISSDFCHWGPRFRYTWRDPSRGQIHQSIEWLDRQGMDIIEKMDPHAFTDYLVKYGNTICGRHPIGILLQAIAKLQNQSNPSMSLKFLKYAQSSQCMNMQDSSVSYASASLVFE